A DNA window from Helianthus annuus cultivar XRQ/B chromosome 15, HanXRQr2.0-SUNRISE, whole genome shotgun sequence contains the following coding sequences:
- the LOC110913645 gene encoding protein FAR1-RELATED SEQUENCE 1-like: protein MKKAISVVFVEMRHQLCMWHVMHKLSQKGGVRLCNSTNFKERICYVVGTDILTPEEFESGWEEAIGEFNFDDNDWLSDISALRESWIPAYYRMEELSGLMRMTSRSENLDPDVQSIMREIIFATEYTLNRLSFNKEELSLYKNHVQSYMKKVQDMQIVASPPSTRDRFAEITGQYQNDKNPIRVPVRYKSKGSGSHKRLKSKQEEAIEKTKTKGKTRAKERLQEL from the exons ATGAAGAAGGCTATTTCTGTTGTATTTGTTGAAATGAGGCATCAGTTATGCATGTGGCACGTGATGCATAAACTTTCTCAAAAG GGTGGTGTTAGGCTATGCAATTCCACCAATTTCAAAGAACGTATTTGTTATGTTGTGGGGACGGATATTCTTACACCCGAAGAGTTTGAATCAGGATGGGAAGAGGCTATTGGAGAGTTTAATTTCGATGATAATGACTGGCTTTCTGATATTTCTGCACTTAGGGAATCTTGGATCCCTGCATACTATAGAATGGAGGAATTGTCGGGCCTTATGCGTATGACATCGAGGTCGGAGA ATCTTGATCCCGATGTGCAAAGTATCATGCGAGAAATTATTTTTGCAACGGAGTATACTTTGAACCGTTTATCTTTTAATAAGGAGGAGCTATCTTTATACAAGAATCATGTTCAATCTTATATGAAGAAGGTTCAAGATATGCAGATTGTTGCTTCTCCTCCTAGTACTAGGGATAGATTTGCGGAGATAACAGGTCAATATCAAAACGACAAAAATCCGATAAGAGTCCCTGTTAGGTATAAGTCGAAAGGTTCTGGATCTCACAAACGTTTGAAATCTAAACAGGAGGAAGCAatcgaaaaaacaaaaacaaaagggAAGACCAGGGCGAAAGAAAGACTGCAAGAATTGTAA